The sequence TGCTGGCGGCCAGCGGCAGCAACGGCTGGAGTTTCGGCTCGGCGCCCAGCAGCCGGAAGCGTACGAGGCCGCCCACGACCAGGGGCAGTGTGATCCCGATGGCCAGGCCGAGCGCCAGCTCCAGCGTGATGGTGGCGAGCGATGCCTCCGCGCTGCCGGCCGTCGGGCCCGCAGCGGCGATGAGGACGAGGACGACGGGGAGGGCGAGGCCGTCGTTGATGCCGCTCTCCACGTTCAGCAGTTGCCGGAGTTTGGCGGGGACTTCGCTCCGCCCGACGATCGCCGAGGCGAATACTGGGTCGGTGGGTGCGAGGACCGCGCCCACCAGGAAGGACGTCGTCCAGTCCAGACCCGCAAGGTAGTGGGTGATCAGTGCCATGAAGACGAACGCGAGCGGCATGCCCAGGCCCAGTGCGCGAGCGGGGCTCTTCCAGTTGGCCCGCGGCTTGGGCAGCGAGACGTGCATGCCGTCGGTGAAGAGCACCGCGAAGAGCGCCAGGTCGGCCGTGACGGACACGATCTCGCTGTCGGGGGTTATGTGGATCAGCCCCAGGAAGCCGTCGCTGACGAGGGCACCGCCGAGGAGGAAGAGCAAGGACGTGGAGAGCACCGTGCGTGCCGCCAATCCCGACAGCAACACCGCCACCAGCAGTGCGGCGCCGAACACCACTACGAGCACCATGACGAAAGCCCCCGATCGGAAGAGAGAGTGATCCCCTGCTCGCCGACCAGACTTCCCGGCACACCGTGCGGAAGCTTACCGATTCTTGATGAGTCTTTGACAGATTACTAACGGGCACCCTGGGGGACGGGAATGTTGCCGGGCTCCGGCAGTGGCGAGACATCGCCGGCCCAGCCGTTGCAGGCCCCGAACGGCCCATTCCCCACCCGCTCCGGCGGCGGTCGGCAAGAGCTGGGCCTAGGCTCACGATCAGGTGCGCCGGGAAGTCTGGTCGGCAATGAGCCCGCCCCTGCCCTGGAGCCCGGATGCCGGACGACTTCCCCGCTCACGAGCACCACGAGCATCGCGGACTGCCGTGGTCGGACAGCCGTCTGCTGCATCCGTTCCGTCACCGCGGCGGCGGGGCCACCTCCAGCCCGGACCACGTCATCGTGCGGCTGCCCAGGGAGGTCACGGTCGAGAACGCCGAGCGCATCCGGAAGAACCTCCAGAAGGTCCTCAGCTCCGGTCCCGCTGTCCTGGAAGTCGACCTCAGCCGGGTCACGCACCTCGACAGCGTTGGCGGGGCGGTGTTCATCACGGCGTCCAGATTGGCGTGGCAGCACGGTACGCGGGTGATTGCCACCCACGCCGGGTCTCAGGTGCGCCGCGCCCTTGGCCAGCTGGGGCTGAGGCGTGTCATCGACGTGTATGAAGGCAGCGACCCCGGCAGGGCTCCCGGTCGCCGGTCAGGAGGCGGCGAGCAGTAGCCGCTCCAGCAGATGGGAGGCGGTGATCACACCGAGCAGCCGCACGCCGCTCTCGTCCTTGTCCACGACCGCCACGAGCGGACTGCGGACCTGCGCCATCAACGCCGCGACCTCCAGAGCCGTGTCGTCAGGCGACGCAACCGGCGGCGTGGGCGCCGACCTCGACAGGCATTCCCGTACGGTACGGCCTGCCAAAGCCTGGCACAGCCGGTCCGCGTGGCGTTCGTCCACCACCGCGGCGAGCGTCGGGTCCTCCACCACATAACCGGGCACCAGGACCTTGACCATCTGGGAGGCCGGCAGGATCGCCGCCGGGGCACCCTTCTCGTCCACCACCAGCAGGCCGGGCAGCCGGTGTTCGGCCATCAGCCGGGCCGCGTCCAGGGCCTCGCTGTCGAGGCTGACCGTCTCGTATTCCACCGCCAGGTCACGTGCGCGCACGATCGGCTCCTGTCTCGCCCTGAGGTGCCGGCCTTCGGCGTCACGGGAGTGGCGCCCGGACGGCACTGGGCACGATACAACCGGCTGGACCGGACGGGACCACGAGGCGGAGCGCTCGCAGGCCGTGCCACACCCCGAAGGCAATGCACTCATTCGGCGTGCGGCTTGGACGCGTGCCGGGCCGTGGGGTTGGCCACCAGGTGGCGGGGGTCGGCGGCACGGGTGATGGCGGATTCGACGGCGGCGATCCGGTCGGCGAGGAGCCCGAGGGCGGCGACGGCGCGGACGACCGGGTCGTCCTCCGTGCCGCCGAGCTTCTGGGCGCGGACGTAGGCGGACTTCAGCTCCGCCCAGCGGACCGACTGTCCGGGGGTGAGGGTGTCACGCAGTTCGGCCAGTTTCAGCAGGTTGGCCTCGGCTCCGGTGGTGAGGGTCTGGGCCTCGGCCGTGTAGTGGTCACCGATGACGGCGGCGAGTTCGTCCTCGTTCATGACCGGCTGGATGCGTTGGGCGATCTTGGTCATATTGCGGTAGGAGCCCTGGAGCTGGAAGGGCGGTTCGGTCCGGGTGGCGTCAGTCTGCGCCGCGGAGGTGATGGATGCGTTGTTGACCGCCAGGACGGTGGCGCGGGCGGTGAGCAGGTGCCGTAGTGCGGCGGTGATGCGGTCCAGTTCGGCGGGGGCGTAGGGGTGTGTGAGCTGGTCGGCGCGGGCGGTGGGGTCGTCGGCGGCGAGTCGGATGAGGATGTCGAGGTCGTCGCGGTTGCGGCCGGCGAGTGGAGCCAGCACGGGGTTCGCGGTGAGGGTGTTCTCGATGAAGCTGAGGGCAAAGACCTCCTCTTTGCCGGTCAGGACGTCGCCCAGGTTCCAGACGTCGGCTCGGTTGGCGAGCATGTCGGGGACCTGGAAGCGACCGCCGGACTCGGTGTAGGGGTTGCCTGCCATGCAGACCGCGAAGCGCTTGCCGCGCAGGTCGTAGGTGCGGGGCTCGCCGTCCCAGACCCCGTCAATGCGGCGGGTGGCGTCGCACAGCGGGATGAACTTCTGGAGCAGCTCGGGTGCGGTGTGCTGGATGTCGTCCAGGTAGAGGAGCGTGTTGTTGCCCGCCGCGAGGGCGAAGTTGATCTTTTCGATCTCCTGACGGGCAGTGGCGTTCGGAGTCTCGGCCGGGTCCAGGGAGGTGACGGTGTGGCCGAGTGCCGGGCCGTTGGCCTTGACAAGGACGAGGCCGAGGCGGTCGGCGACGTACTCCATGAGCGTCGTCTTGCCGTATCCGGGCGGGGAAATGAGCAGGAGCAGGCCGCCGGTGTCGGTGAGCTTGGCCTCGCCCGTGGTGCCGAGTTGCTTGGCAAGGTTGTCGCCGATGAGGGGGAGGTACACCTCGTCGATGAGCCGGTTGCGGACGAAGGACGACATCACCCGAGGCCGGTAGGAGTCCAGGTGGAGCCGTGAGCGCTCGGCCGCCACCAGGGCGGTGCGCCGGCGCTGGTAGGCGCGGTGGCCGGGGATGTCGTGGGTACGGAAGTCGATGGTGCGGGCGAGGAATTCGTCGATACGGATCGTGATCGCGCGGCGGGTGATCCGTGGATGGGTGCCGAGCAGTCCCTCGACGGTCTCGGTCAGCGGTGTTTCGGACTCGTAGCGCGTCAGGTCCGGGCAGAGCTCCGCGGCCACGGCCTCGGCCAGGTCACCGGCGGTGATGTCGGTGCCGGTGGCGGCGGTGTACGAGGAGAGCCACGCCTTGACCAGCTGGCGTCGTGCGGCGAGGTCGTCGAGGATGGCCAGGTCCTCGTCGTAGGCCGAAGTGCCCACCGTGCGGCGGAATTTGTCGAGCAGTGTGCGGGCGCCTGCGCTGAGGACGAACCCGTCGGGACCGGAGGTCAGCTCGTCGAAGAGGTACGCGGCGGCGGACGCTGCCTCGTCCCCGCCGATCGCGGTGGCGAGTTCCGCCTGGAATTCGGCGATCGCCGGGGCCAGGCCGAACGTCTCACGGGCGCGGGCGAGCGAGACCGCGCGACGGGCCCAGACTTCGCGGGCCTCGGCGGCCGTCCCGTGCGCCCAGAAGAGCTGAGCGGC is a genomic window of Streptomyces sp. Edi2 containing:
- a CDS encoding cation:proton antiporter; translation: MVLVVVFGAALLVAVLLSGLAARTVLSTSLLFLLGGALVSDGFLGLIHITPDSEIVSVTADLALFAVLFTDGMHVSLPKPRANWKSPARALGLGMPLAFVFMALITHYLAGLDWTTSFLVGAVLAPTDPVFASAIVGRSEVPAKLRQLLNVESGINDGLALPVVLVLIAAAGPTAGSAEASLATITLELALGLAIGITLPLVVGGLVRFRLLGAEPKLQPLLPLAASIILYATCHLTHANPYLAAFSAGAVLAHVSPEARRSFEPLGEALAELAKFAALLVFGALLTPQLFSALSWGGYAAVVLAIVLIRPASLLISLLGARFPRREKLVAAWFGPKGFASVVYGLLVLQSGIPQAEKAFTLIAVCIAFSITAHSSTDVPIARAFHVDDLAAIPAAHEGAAPHALTKETRAGAPS
- a CDS encoding STAS domain-containing protein → MPDDFPAHEHHEHRGLPWSDSRLLHPFRHRGGGATSSPDHVIVRLPREVTVENAERIRKNLQKVLSSGPAVLEVDLSRVTHLDSVGGAVFITASRLAWQHGTRVIATHAGSQVRRALGQLGLRRVIDVYEGSDPGRAPGRRSGGGEQ
- a CDS encoding CBS domain-containing protein gives rise to the protein MRARDLAVEYETVSLDSEALDAARLMAEHRLPGLLVVDEKGAPAAILPASQMVKVLVPGYVVEDPTLAAVVDERHADRLCQALAGRTVRECLSRSAPTPPVASPDDTALEVAALMAQVRSPLVAVVDKDESGVRLLGVITASHLLERLLLAAS